A genome region from Akkermansiaceae bacterium includes the following:
- a CDS encoding ankyrin repeat domain-containing protein: protein MTFLRFLFVLVLASGFSACRKKSDAVGKEVREAGYEMTADGWFGAVAGNDVAVMRKMAEGGFDVKVQDGDGNAAMHVAAGAGAEGAAEFLLNKGFPIDAQGAKGRTPLMVAVLADKPAMVQWLLRQGADPMLRDEDGFMPLMLAVTAGGKGSVEELAPYNRDDLDSALLLASIVGQAEVIDVLTNYGASVYARMEDGRTPLMLAAQNGHKEAAALLIDIGASRFATIESGETAQSLAVAAGHAEIAELIEKGFEGDVLALETDEQIAVEMEGYVDENVAADLEAAGDDGALAANDTGDVPWNKPVAGQGGGQFGMLPENEHREGSGLAGEQTGEVRNGLDGEPSGAAAGPLVRGVGSVRSLGGATVSGAGGSTVLTAGEEASGDAGTPPDSGTPSASPVEKLPLVMRRFRQRELPVEVKKVFGGVASLRLAGAPPRDIEVSGGEAIPGSDLVVVRVFSRTEQGKLNGGEPIEVGIVEVEDRDSGQRREWLEGRPASGHDPVALVEDAATGRRYVAKPGQKFRSEDGREFIVNDVRPAQLVIEDAESGEVRTLRLRGPRG, encoded by the coding sequence ATGACATTTCTCAGGTTTCTGTTTGTCCTGGTTCTAGCATCCGGTTTTTCGGCTTGCCGGAAGAAATCGGATGCGGTGGGCAAGGAAGTCCGCGAAGCGGGATACGAGATGACGGCGGACGGCTGGTTCGGTGCGGTGGCGGGCAACGATGTGGCGGTGATGCGTAAGATGGCGGAGGGCGGATTCGATGTGAAGGTGCAGGACGGGGATGGAAATGCGGCGATGCATGTTGCTGCGGGAGCGGGTGCGGAGGGGGCGGCGGAGTTCCTCCTGAACAAGGGTTTTCCCATCGATGCACAGGGTGCGAAAGGCCGCACGCCGCTGATGGTCGCGGTTCTGGCGGACAAGCCGGCGATGGTGCAGTGGCTGCTGCGCCAGGGCGCGGATCCCATGCTCAGGGACGAGGATGGCTTCATGCCGCTGATGCTGGCGGTGACGGCCGGTGGGAAGGGATCGGTCGAAGAGCTTGCACCCTACAACCGGGATGACCTGGATTCCGCTCTGTTGCTGGCATCGATCGTCGGGCAGGCGGAGGTGATCGATGTGCTGACGAATTACGGGGCTTCCGTCTATGCGCGGATGGAGGACGGCAGGACGCCGCTCATGCTAGCGGCGCAGAACGGCCACAAGGAGGCCGCCGCGCTCCTGATCGATATCGGAGCCAGCCGTTTCGCAACCATCGAAAGCGGGGAGACGGCTCAGAGCCTTGCGGTGGCTGCGGGTCATGCGGAAATTGCGGAGCTGATCGAGAAGGGTTTTGAAGGTGACGTGCTGGCTTTGGAAACGGATGAGCAGATCGCCGTGGAGATGGAGGGATACGTGGATGAAAATGTGGCCGCCGACTTGGAAGCTGCGGGCGATGATGGTGCGTTGGCTGCGAACGATACGGGCGATGTGCCATGGAACAAGCCGGTGGCTGGACAGGGTGGGGGGCAGTTCGGTATGCTGCCGGAAAATGAGCATAGGGAGGGGAGCGGTCTTGCCGGGGAGCAGACGGGGGAAGTCCGCAATGGATTGGATGGCGAGCCCTCAGGGGCCGCAGCCGGCCCGCTGGTTCGTGGCGTTGGGTCGGTGCGGAGCCTTGGGGGGGCGACGGTCAGCGGGGCAGGCGGCAGCACCGTTCTTACTGCTGGCGAGGAGGCATCCGGTGATGCCGGCACCCCTCCCGATTCCGGGACGCCTTCCGCCTCACCGGTGGAAAAACTTCCGCTTGTGATGCGGCGTTTCCGCCAGCGGGAACTGCCTGTGGAGGTGAAAAAGGTCTTCGGAGGCGTGGCCTCGCTGCGGCTTGCTGGTGCGCCGCCGAGGGATATCGAGGTGAGCGGCGGCGAGGCCATCCCCGGCTCCGATCTGGTGGTGGTGAGGGTTTTCAGCCGCACGGAGCAAGGCAAGCTCAATGGCGGCGAGCCCATCGAGGTGGGTATCGTGGAGGTGGAGGACAGGGACAGCGGCCAAAGGCGCGAGTGGCTGGAAGGCAGGCCGGCATCTGGGCATGATCCGGTGGCGCTGGTGGAGGATGCGGCGACGGGGCGGCGATATGTGGCCAAGCCCGGACAGAAATTCCGCTCGGAGGATGGCAGGGAGTTCATCGTGAACGATGTCCGCCCGGCGCAGCTCGTCATCGAGGATGCGGAGAGCGGCGAAGTGCGCACCTTGCGCCTTCGCGGGCCAAGGGGTTAG